The Lycium barbarum isolate Lr01 chromosome 9, ASM1917538v2, whole genome shotgun sequence genome has a segment encoding these proteins:
- the LOC132611156 gene encoding zinc finger BED domain-containing protein DAYSLEEPER-like produces the protein MDHTEACNEVTQESFSSSSKRRKNKSTPWEGYEKLPKDSNTNNRLRAKCKICGDVFMADSTSGTTNLNRHRAKHLKDAASQVVPINHEQYRDKVRKAIVRHNYPFCFVEHEGIRELHEFLNPTVKTFSRNTTRADVSKLYQNQKEILKKELALIPSRICLTTDLWSSLIQNGYMCVTAHYVDIDWVLQKKVLIFHHVPPPHTGVVIGPKLINMLKEWGIEKKIFSITLYNARYNEGVVDRLIEHFKLLDSLLCNGKFVHIRCANHILNLVVNAGLKTIELAIFNVRESVKYVKGSESRIIKFVECIKNLGIKLKGKLRQDVPTRWNSTYLMLDSAIPYRRAFSDFKVLDSQFKCCPSEEDWVKVERIAKFLRPFYDVTTFFSGSQYHTANVYFHKVWKIHMMIREAIDSEDLNIKEMAIEMEKKFKKYWQEEYSPIATMAVVLDPRYKLSLVDFCFSKLDLSTSNEKVKAVEDNMQTLFKEYLKPSISDVDTVRSSSGGCDVEMADEMEEYDNFVSPSQPGSKKTQLSLYLEEPVLVRKGNENLDVLKFWKDNRIKYPELSLMARDLLSIPITSVSSESAFSVGGRVIGKFQTSILPENAEAKLCSRDWLYGHQASDDSEEEDDIAIDMGKFSAMPSS, from the exons ATGGATCATACTGAAGCGTGTAATGAGGTGACTCAAGAGAGCTTTTCAAGTTCATCAAAACGACGAAAAAATAAATCTACACCGTGGGAGGGTTATGAGAAGTTGCCAAAGGATAGTAATACAAATAATAGATTAAGGGCAAAATGCAAAATTTGTGGAGATGTTTTTATGGCTGACTCAACTTCGGGAACTACAAATTTGAATCGCCATCGAGCTAAACACCTAAAAGATGCAGCCTCTCAAGTTGTGCCAATAAATCACGAACAATATCGTGATAAGGTAAGAAAGGCTATAGTTAGACACAACTATCCGTTTTGTTTTGTGGAGCATGAAGGGATTAGGGAGTTGCACGAATTTTTGAATCCTACTGTTAAGACCTTTTCAAGAAATACTACAAGAGCCGACGTTAGTAAGTTGTATCAAAATCAAAAAGAAATACTCAAGAAGGAACTTGCACTTATTCCAAGTAGGATCTGCTTGACAACTGATTTATGGAGTTCACTCATCCAAAATGGTTATATGTGTGTTACTGCTCATTATGTTGATATAGATTGGGTTTTGCAAAAGAAAGTTTTGATATTTCATCATGTTCCTCCTCCCCATACTGGTGTCGTTATAGGTCCAAAATTGATCAATATGCTTAAAGAATGGGGAATTGAGAAGAAGATATTTTCTATAACGTTATATAATGCACGATATAATGAAGGTGTTGTAGATAGATTGATTGAACATTTTAAGTTGCTGGATTCTTTACTTTGCAATGGAAAATTTGTGCATATTCGATGTGCAAACCACATTTTAAATTTGGTAGTCAACGCAGGTTTGAAAACAATTGAGCTCGCCATATTTAACGTTAGAGAAAGTGTAAAGTATGTTAAAGGTTCCGAGTCAAGAATTATAAAGTTTGTAGAGTGTATCAAGAACCTTGGCATAAAGTTGAAAGGGAAATTGCGTCAAGATGTACCGACTAGGTGGAATTCTACATATTTGATGCTTGATAGTGCTATACCTTACCGTCGAGCATTTTCTGATTTTAAGGTACTTGATAGTCAGTTTAAATGTTGTCCTTCTGAAGAGGATTGGGTTAAAGTTGAAAGGATTGCTAAGTTTTTGAGGCCTTTCTATGATGTCACTACTTTTTTTTCAGGGAGTCAATATCATACCGCCAATGTGTATTTTCATAAAGTTTGGAAAATTCATATGATGATAAGAGAAGCGATAGATAGTGAGGATCTTAATATCAAGGAAATGGCTATAGAAATGGAGAAAAAGTTCAAAAAATATTGGCAGGAAGAGTACAGTCCGATTGCTACAATGGCAGTAGTCCTTGATCCTCGGTATAAGTTAAGTCTCGTGGATTTTTGCTTCTCTAAACTTGATCTATCTACTTCCAATGAAAAGGTAAAGGCTGTTGAAGATAATATGCAAACATTATTTAAGGAGTACTTGAAACCTTCAATTTCTGATGTTGATACGGTAAGAAGTAGTAGTGGTGGATGTGATGTTGAAATGGCAGATGAAATGGAGGAGTATGATAATTTTGTAAGTCCATCTCAACCTGGTTCAAAAAAGACACAACTAAGTTTGTACTTGGAAGAGCCTGTGTTGGTTCGGAAAGGAAATGAAAATTTAGATGTGCTTAaattttggaaggataatagGATTAAATATCCGGAACTCTCATTGATGGCACGTGATTTGTTAAGTATTCCTATCACCAGTGTTTCATCCGAGTCCGCTTTCAGTGTTGGAGGTCGTGTTATTGGAAAATTTCAAACCTCTATTTTACCCGAGAATGCAGAAGCTAAGTTGTGTTCGCGAGATTGGCTTTATGGTCATCAAG CTTCTGATGACTCTGAAGAGGAAGATGACATTGCAATAGACATGGGGAAATTTTCTGCTATGCCTTCCAGCTAG
- the LOC132611548 gene encoding zinc finger BED domain-containing protein DAYSLEEPER-like has translation MAIEMEKKFKKYWQEEYSPIATMAVVLDPRYKLSLMDFCFSKLDLFTSNEKVKVVEDNMQKLFKEYLKPSISDVDTVRSSSGGCDVEMADEMEEYDNFISPSQPGSKKTQLSLYLEEPVLVRKGNENLDVLKFWKDNRIKYPELSLMARDLLSIPITSVSSESAFSVGGRVIGKFQTSILPENAEAKLCSRDWLYGHQASDDSEEEYDIAIDMGKFSAMPSS, from the exons ATGGCTATAGAAATGGAGaaaaagtttaaaaaatattGGCAGGAAGAGTACAGTCCGATTGCTACAATGGCAGTAGTCCTTGATCCTCGGTATAAGTTAAGTCTCATGGATTTTTGCTTCTCTAAACTTGATCTATTTACTTCCAATGAAAAGGTAAAGGTTGTTGAAGATAATATGCAAAAATTATTTAAGGAGTACTTGAAACCTTCAATTTCTGATGTTGATACGGTAAGAAGTAGTAGTGGTGGATGTGATGTTGAAATGGCAGATGAAATGGAGGAGTATGATAATTTTATAAGTCCATCTCAACCTGGTTCAAAAAAGACACAACTAAGTTTGTACTTGGAAGAGCCTGTGTTGGTTCGCAAAGGAAATGAAAATTTAGATGTGCTTAaattttggaaggataatagGATTAAATATCCGGAACTCTCATTGATGGCACGTGATTTGTTAAGTATTCCTATCACCAGTGTTTCATCCGAGTCCGCTTTCAGTGTTGGAGGTCGTGTTATTGGAAAATTTCAAACCTCTATTTTACCCGAGAATGCAGAAGCTAAGTTGTGTTCGCGAGATTGGCTTTATGGTCATCAAG CTTCTGATGACTCTGAAGAGGAATATGACATTGCAATAGACATGGGGAAATTTTCTGCTATGCCTTCCAGCTAG